Proteins encoded by one window of Vigna radiata var. radiata cultivar VC1973A chromosome 5, Vradiata_ver6, whole genome shotgun sequence:
- the LOC106762363 gene encoding peroxisomal membrane protein PEX14 isoform X2, with product MASQSPSLPISTVQTAGGEIVQPENVDRQNSGEELGKQSSDTSVFVNSEPMREDQIQNAVKFLSHPKVRGSPVIHRRSFLEKKGLTKEEIDEAFRRVPDSAPSVQTSGVIQDEQLKSSSNIHQQSQPQALQTTVPASTGVIASLGTLSGRRFHWSHALIAVGLLATSGAGTVILIKNSVLPWLKTWLRNVVLEGENDQLKRTGSKPTLAEEAAQAAKAAAVAAADLAKASQELLTSKIEEKRYFVQVVSLLDRQVEEMKLMINAVKRLEASGGLSVSKQEDRQVTQTSSKQPVLYGKSDYESQSVRSSYSPVSLQPSSAPHPKSYLEIMAMIQRGEKPSNIREIDDSPPNPYQQPSNPRLAPKAKPWEVSQVQNTSTQVVRYQANGKVQDSGGDNSVPWWQTKDIRIKEIDNEVEYNVASAASSQQPVQRLWVPPQPPPIAMPEAAEAIRRPKSVVQKEAIQDDQSAPNSSEFSNGSNSEEAIEGNGIDSLISSGEIQNHELNYEEK from the exons ATGGCTTCTCAATCCCCGTCTCTTCCCATTTCCACAGTTCAAACCGCTG GTGGTGAAATTGTTCAACCGGAAAATGTTGATCGGCAGAATAGTGGAGAGGAGCTTGGTAAACAAAGTTCAGACACATCTGTGTTTGTTAACTCAGAACCAATGCGCGAGGACCAAATTCAGAATGCTGTGAAATTTCTGTCGCACCCGAAAGTTAGAGGTTCTCCTGTCATCCATAGGCGGTCATTTCTGGAGAAGAAGGGCCTTACGAAGGAGGAGATTGACGAAGCCTTTAGGCGTGTGCCT GATTCAGCTCCCAGTGTGCAGACATCTGGTGTAATTCAAG ATGAACAATTAAAATCATCTTCAAACATTCATCAGCAAAGCCAACCACAGGCTTTGCAGACGACTGTACCAGCTTCTACTGGTGTTATTGCTTCACTGGGAACCTTGTCAGGCCGCCGTTTTCACTGGTCTCATGCCCTTATTGCAGTTGGATTACTAGCTACTTCTGGTGCTGGTACAGTTATACTAATTAAG AATTCTGTTCTTCCTTGGTTAAAAACCTGGTTGCGCAATGTTGTGCTAGAAGGGGAAAATGACCAATTAAAGAGAACAGGCTCAAAACCAACTTTGGCAGAAGAAGCTGCACAGGCAGCAAAAGCAGCTGCAGTTGCAGCCGCTGATTTGGCAAAAGCTAGCCAAGAATTATTGACTTCTAAAATTGAAG AGAAAAGATATTTTGTACAAGTTGTGAGCCTTTTGGATAGGCAAGTGGAGGAAATGAAATTGATGATCAATGCAGTAAAAAGATTGGAAG CCTCTGGTGGACTCTCTGTCTCCAAGCAAGAAGATCGCCAAGTCACTCAAACAAGTTCAAAG CAGCCTGTCCTTTATGGGAAGTCAGACTACGAGTCCCAATCAG TGAGATCTTCGTACTCTCCTGTATCTCTTCAACCATCTAGTGCTCCGCATCCAAAATCATATTTGGAG ATAATGGCCATGATTCAAAGAGGAGAGAAGCCTTCTAATATTAGA GAAATTGATGATTCACCCCCCAACCCTTATCAGCAACCATCAAACCCTCGCTTAGCCCCTAAAGCGAAG CCTTGGGAGGTTAGTCAGGTGCAAAACACCTCAACCCAAGTCGTCCGGTATCAAGCAAATGGCAAGGTCCAAGATAGTGGTGGTGACAACTCAGTACCCTGGTGGCAAACGAAGGACATCAGAATCAAAGAGATTGATAACGAAGTTGAATATAATGTAGCATCTGCTGCATCCAGTCAGCAGCCAGTCCAACGATTGTGGGTTCCTCCTCAACCTCCCCCTATAGCAATGCCGGAGGCTGCGGAAGCAATCAGACGCCCAAAATCAGTCGTCCAGAAGGAAGCAATTCAGGATGATCAGTCAGCCCCAAATTCTTCAGAGTTCTCTAATGGATCCAATTCCGAAGAGGCTATAGAAGGCAACGGCATCGACTCACTTATCAGCTCTGGTGAGATCCAAAATCATGAACTCAATTacgaagaaaaataa
- the LOC106762363 gene encoding peroxisomal membrane protein PEX14 isoform X1, with amino-acid sequence MASQSPSLPISTVQTAGGEIVQPENVDRQNSGEELGKQSSDTSVFVNSEPMREDQIQNAVKFLSHPKVRGSPVIHRRSFLEKKGLTKEEIDEAFRRVPDSAPSVQTSGVIQDEQLKSSSNIHQQSQPQALQTTVPASTGVIASLGTLSGRRFHWSHALIAVGLLATSGAGTVILIKNSVLPWLKTWLRNVVLEGENDQLKRTGSKPTLAEEAAQAAKAAAVAAADLAKASQELLTSKIEEKRYFVQVVSLLDRQVEEMKLMINAVKRLEASGGLSVSKQEDRQVTQTSSKIQQPVLYGKSDYESQSVRSSYSPVSLQPSSAPHPKSYLEIMAMIQRGEKPSNIREIDDSPPNPYQQPSNPRLAPKAKPWEVSQVQNTSTQVVRYQANGKVQDSGGDNSVPWWQTKDIRIKEIDNEVEYNVASAASSQQPVQRLWVPPQPPPIAMPEAAEAIRRPKSVVQKEAIQDDQSAPNSSEFSNGSNSEEAIEGNGIDSLISSGEIQNHELNYEEK; translated from the exons ATGGCTTCTCAATCCCCGTCTCTTCCCATTTCCACAGTTCAAACCGCTG GTGGTGAAATTGTTCAACCGGAAAATGTTGATCGGCAGAATAGTGGAGAGGAGCTTGGTAAACAAAGTTCAGACACATCTGTGTTTGTTAACTCAGAACCAATGCGCGAGGACCAAATTCAGAATGCTGTGAAATTTCTGTCGCACCCGAAAGTTAGAGGTTCTCCTGTCATCCATAGGCGGTCATTTCTGGAGAAGAAGGGCCTTACGAAGGAGGAGATTGACGAAGCCTTTAGGCGTGTGCCT GATTCAGCTCCCAGTGTGCAGACATCTGGTGTAATTCAAG ATGAACAATTAAAATCATCTTCAAACATTCATCAGCAAAGCCAACCACAGGCTTTGCAGACGACTGTACCAGCTTCTACTGGTGTTATTGCTTCACTGGGAACCTTGTCAGGCCGCCGTTTTCACTGGTCTCATGCCCTTATTGCAGTTGGATTACTAGCTACTTCTGGTGCTGGTACAGTTATACTAATTAAG AATTCTGTTCTTCCTTGGTTAAAAACCTGGTTGCGCAATGTTGTGCTAGAAGGGGAAAATGACCAATTAAAGAGAACAGGCTCAAAACCAACTTTGGCAGAAGAAGCTGCACAGGCAGCAAAAGCAGCTGCAGTTGCAGCCGCTGATTTGGCAAAAGCTAGCCAAGAATTATTGACTTCTAAAATTGAAG AGAAAAGATATTTTGTACAAGTTGTGAGCCTTTTGGATAGGCAAGTGGAGGAAATGAAATTGATGATCAATGCAGTAAAAAGATTGGAAG CCTCTGGTGGACTCTCTGTCTCCAAGCAAGAAGATCGCCAAGTCACTCAAACAAGTTCAAAG aTACAGCAGCCTGTCCTTTATGGGAAGTCAGACTACGAGTCCCAATCAG TGAGATCTTCGTACTCTCCTGTATCTCTTCAACCATCTAGTGCTCCGCATCCAAAATCATATTTGGAG ATAATGGCCATGATTCAAAGAGGAGAGAAGCCTTCTAATATTAGA GAAATTGATGATTCACCCCCCAACCCTTATCAGCAACCATCAAACCCTCGCTTAGCCCCTAAAGCGAAG CCTTGGGAGGTTAGTCAGGTGCAAAACACCTCAACCCAAGTCGTCCGGTATCAAGCAAATGGCAAGGTCCAAGATAGTGGTGGTGACAACTCAGTACCCTGGTGGCAAACGAAGGACATCAGAATCAAAGAGATTGATAACGAAGTTGAATATAATGTAGCATCTGCTGCATCCAGTCAGCAGCCAGTCCAACGATTGTGGGTTCCTCCTCAACCTCCCCCTATAGCAATGCCGGAGGCTGCGGAAGCAATCAGACGCCCAAAATCAGTCGTCCAGAAGGAAGCAATTCAGGATGATCAGTCAGCCCCAAATTCTTCAGAGTTCTCTAATGGATCCAATTCCGAAGAGGCTATAGAAGGCAACGGCATCGACTCACTTATCAGCTCTGGTGAGATCCAAAATCATGAACTCAATTacgaagaaaaataa
- the LOC106761538 gene encoding carbonic anhydrase 2, which produces MAKQTSEVAIEELKKLLREKEEFKVEEVIAELQKHHDPALQRIILGFTYFKINNFDKNPDLYNKLANGQSPQYLVFACSDSRVSPTTILHFQPGEAFMVRNIANMVPPFNQLRHSGVGAAIEYAITALKVPNILVIGHSRCGGIQRLMSHPEDDSAPFDFIDDWVKIGLPAKLAVLKEYEGYDFKDQCKFCEKESVNNSLVNLRTYPYVERGIRNKTIGLLGGYYDFVKGEFKLWKHVTHVTEPITIPLSTHQ; this is translated from the exons ATGGCAAAACAGACATCTGAAGTGGCCATTGAAGAGCTGAAGAAGCTTCTCag agaaaaagaagagtttaAAGTTGAAGAAGTGATAGCTGAGTTACAAAAACATCATGACCCTGCTTTGCAAAGAATCATACTCGGATTCACTTACTTCAAGATCAACAATTTCGA TAAGAACCCGGATCTGTATAACAAACTTGCCAATGGCCAAAGCCCCCAG TATCTGGTGTTTGCTTGTTCTGACTCTCGAGTGAGTCCTACAACTATCCTCCATTTCCAACCTGGAGAAGCTTTCATGGTCCGCAACATTGCTAACATGGTCCCTCCATTTAATCAG CTAAGGCACAGTGGAGTTGGCGCAGCCATTGAGTATGCTATCACTGCTCTCAAG GTACCAAACATTCTGGTCATTGGCCACAGTCGCTGCGGTGGAATCCAAAGGCTTATGAGTCATCCAGAAGATGATTCTGCCCCCTT TGACTTCATAGATGATTGGGTGAAAATTGGTTTGCCAGCTAAACTGGCCGTTCTGAAAGAATATGAAGGCTATGATTTCAAGGACCAATGCAAATTCTGTGAAAAG GAGTCAGTGAATAACTCGTTAGTGAACCTGAGGACATATCCATATGTTGAAAGAGGGATAAGGAACAAGACCATAGGACTGTTGGGAGGTTACTATGATTTTGTGAAGGGAGAATTCAAGCTTTGGAAGCATGTGACTCATGTCACTGAACCCATTACTATCCCTCTCTCAACCCATCAGTGA
- the LOC106762547 gene encoding protein KINESIN LIGHT CHAIN-RELATED 2 isoform X2 has product MEELKMTGNVTNGVHDEGEGNEMNVKRDSPSKETSSPGKVEGDTGNFGVDGEVEPSIEQLYENVCDMQSSDQSPSRQSFGSDGDESRIDSELRHLVGGRMREVEIMEEEVGEEKGQERSSSSEISSGLDGLTTDKKLDQVNEIQEVQPAATSSGSSVKSVEASSSRVGPDTSPKSTAKGKSPAPKPKPPMQRKNGRPSRKQSSGVTGVKNLKNSPSGNKSVSQKRVEKRAESALDRPERAPILLKQARDMISFGDNPNKALDLALQAMKLFEKLGDEKPSLELVMCLHVISAIYCSLGQYGEAIPILERSIEIPVIGESQEHALAKFAGHMQLGDTYAMLGQLENSIKCYTTGLEVQKQILGETDPRVGETCRYVAEANVQALRFDEAERLCQMALDIHKANNPAPSLEEAADRRLMGLVCDTKGNHEAALEHLVLASMAMVANGQEGDVASVDCSIGDAYLSLSRYDEAIFAYQKALTAFKTNKGENHPTVGFVFVRLADLYNRIGKIRESKSYCESALKIYENPIPGVPLEEIASGLTNISTIYESMNELERALKLLQKALEIYNDVPGQQSTIAGIEAQMGVMYYMLGNFSESYETLKTATSKLRAIGEKKSSFFGIALNQMGLACVQRYALSEATELFEEAKSILEQEYGPYHPETLGVCSNLAGTYDAIGRMDDAIQILEYVVSAREEKLGTANPDVDDEKKRLGELLKEAGRVRSRKNRSLENLLDGNAHTVNNVVIRA; this is encoded by the exons ATGGAAGAGTTGAAGATGACAGGAAATGTAACGAACGGTGTTCATGATGAAGGGGAAGGTAATGAGATGAATGTAAAACGTGATTCCCCTTCTAAGGAAACCTCGAGTCCGGGAAAAGTTGAAGGCGATACTGGTAATTTTGGTGTTGATGGGGAGGTTGAGCCCTCCATTGAACAGCTTTATGAGAATGTGTGTGACATGCAGAGTTCGGATCAGTCACCGTCACGGCAAAGTTTTGGATCTGATGGCGATGAGTCTAGAATCGATTCGGAATTGCGCCATCTAGTTGGAGGACGGATGAGGGAGGTAGAGATAATGGAAGAGGAAGTTGGGGAGGAGAAAGGGCAAGAAAGGAGTTCAAGTAGTGAAATATCTTCCGGATTGGATGGCTTGACCACTGATAAGAAATTGGATCAGGTGAATGAGATTCAGGAGGTTCAGCCTGCAGCTACTAGTTCTGGTTCCTCAGTAAAGTCTGTTGAGGCATCGAGTTCACGGGTGGGACCTGATACGTCGCCCAAATCAACAGCCAAGGGAAAAAGTCCTGCCCCAAAACCAAAACCTCCTATGCAAAGAAAGAATGGTAGACCTTCGAGGAAACAAAGTAGTGGTGTTACTGGCGTGAAGAATTTGAAGAATTCTCCTTCGGGAAATAAGTCAGTATCACAAAAACGTGTTGAGAAAAGGGCCGAGTCCGCATTGGACAGACCTGAGAGGGCACCGATATTACTAAAACAAGCAAGAGATATGATTTCATTCGGGGATAATCCTAATAAGGCTCTTGACTTAGCTCTTCAAGCAATGAAACTGTTTGAGAAGTTAGGTGATGAGAAACCGAGCTTAGAGCTGGTTATGTGTTTACATGTTATTTCAGCAATATATTGCAGCTTGGGTCAATATGGTGAGGCAATCCCAATTCTTGAGCGGTCAATTGAGATTCCTGTTATTGGGGAAAGTCAGGAACATGCCCTTGCTAAATTTGCTGGTCACATGCAACTGGGAGACACCTATGCTATGCTGGGCCAGCTTGAGAATTCAATTAAGTGCTATACCACTGGATTAGAAGTACAGAAGCAGATTTTGGGAGAGACAGACCCAAGAGTTGGTGAAACTTGTCGGTACGTGGCTGAAGCTAATGTTCAGGCTTTGCGATTTGATGAAGCGGAGAGGCTTTGTCAGATGGCTCTAGACATTCATAAAGCAAATAATCCAGCTCCATCTCTTGAAGAGGCAGCTGATAGGAGGCTCATGGGCCTTGTATGTGATACAAAGGGAAATCACGAAGCTGCTCTTGAGCATCTTGTTCTAGCCAGCATGGCAATGGTCGCTAATGGCCAGGAAGGGGATGTGGCTTCTGTTGATTGCAGCATTGGAGATGCATACTTGTCTTTGTCTCGATATGATGAAGCTATCTTTGCGTATCAGAAAGCATTAACAGCTTTCAAGACCAACAAAGGAGAGAATCATCCAACAGTGGGATTTGTCTTTGTGCGTCTGGCTGACTTGTATAACAGGATAGGAAAGATAAGGGAATCAAAATCATATTGTGAGAGTGCACTTAAAATATACGAGAATCCAATTCCTGGAGTTCCTCTAGAGGAGATTGCTAGTGGTCTTACAAATATTTCAACTATCTATGAGTCTATGAATGAACTTGAACGGGCTCTCAAGTTACTGCAGAAAGCACTGGAGATATACAATGATGTCCCTGGTCAGCAAAGCACAATAGCTGGAATTGAAGCTCAGATGGGAGTCATGTACTACATGTTGGGGAACTTTTCTGAATCTTACGAAACTTTGAAGACTGCTACTTCAAAACTTCGTGCTATTGGAGAAAAGAAATCATCTTTCTTTGGTATTGCCCTTAATCAAATGGGACTTGCCTGTGTCCAACGGTATGCCTTAAGTGAGGCAACAGAATTATTTGAAGAAGCAAAGAGTATTTTGGAACAAGAATATGGTCCGTATCACCCAGAAACACTTGGGGTATGCAGTAATCTTGCTGGCACATACGATGCAATTGGCAG AATGGATGATGCAATTCAAATTCTGGAGTACGTTGTAAGCGCGAGGGAGGAAAAGCTTGGGACAGCAAATCCTGACGTGGATGATGAGAAGAAAAGGTTGGGTGAGTTGTTGAAGGAAGCAGGAAGAGTTCGGAGCAGAAAAAACAGATCACTTGAGAACCTTCTTGATGGCAATGCTCACACTGTAAACAATGTTGTCATCAGGGCCTGA
- the LOC106762547 gene encoding protein KINESIN LIGHT CHAIN-RELATED 2 isoform X1, translating to MSFYYIMEELKMTGNVTNGVHDEGEGNEMNVKRDSPSKETSSPGKVEGDTGNFGVDGEVEPSIEQLYENVCDMQSSDQSPSRQSFGSDGDESRIDSELRHLVGGRMREVEIMEEEVGEEKGQERSSSSEISSGLDGLTTDKKLDQVNEIQEVQPAATSSGSSVKSVEASSSRVGPDTSPKSTAKGKSPAPKPKPPMQRKNGRPSRKQSSGVTGVKNLKNSPSGNKSVSQKRVEKRAESALDRPERAPILLKQARDMISFGDNPNKALDLALQAMKLFEKLGDEKPSLELVMCLHVISAIYCSLGQYGEAIPILERSIEIPVIGESQEHALAKFAGHMQLGDTYAMLGQLENSIKCYTTGLEVQKQILGETDPRVGETCRYVAEANVQALRFDEAERLCQMALDIHKANNPAPSLEEAADRRLMGLVCDTKGNHEAALEHLVLASMAMVANGQEGDVASVDCSIGDAYLSLSRYDEAIFAYQKALTAFKTNKGENHPTVGFVFVRLADLYNRIGKIRESKSYCESALKIYENPIPGVPLEEIASGLTNISTIYESMNELERALKLLQKALEIYNDVPGQQSTIAGIEAQMGVMYYMLGNFSESYETLKTATSKLRAIGEKKSSFFGIALNQMGLACVQRYALSEATELFEEAKSILEQEYGPYHPETLGVCSNLAGTYDAIGRMDDAIQILEYVVSAREEKLGTANPDVDDEKKRLGELLKEAGRVRSRKNRSLENLLDGNAHTVNNVVIRA from the exons AT GAGCTTTTATTATATCATGGAAGAGTTGAAGATGACAGGAAATGTAACGAACGGTGTTCATGATGAAGGGGAAGGTAATGAGATGAATGTAAAACGTGATTCCCCTTCTAAGGAAACCTCGAGTCCGGGAAAAGTTGAAGGCGATACTGGTAATTTTGGTGTTGATGGGGAGGTTGAGCCCTCCATTGAACAGCTTTATGAGAATGTGTGTGACATGCAGAGTTCGGATCAGTCACCGTCACGGCAAAGTTTTGGATCTGATGGCGATGAGTCTAGAATCGATTCGGAATTGCGCCATCTAGTTGGAGGACGGATGAGGGAGGTAGAGATAATGGAAGAGGAAGTTGGGGAGGAGAAAGGGCAAGAAAGGAGTTCAAGTAGTGAAATATCTTCCGGATTGGATGGCTTGACCACTGATAAGAAATTGGATCAGGTGAATGAGATTCAGGAGGTTCAGCCTGCAGCTACTAGTTCTGGTTCCTCAGTAAAGTCTGTTGAGGCATCGAGTTCACGGGTGGGACCTGATACGTCGCCCAAATCAACAGCCAAGGGAAAAAGTCCTGCCCCAAAACCAAAACCTCCTATGCAAAGAAAGAATGGTAGACCTTCGAGGAAACAAAGTAGTGGTGTTACTGGCGTGAAGAATTTGAAGAATTCTCCTTCGGGAAATAAGTCAGTATCACAAAAACGTGTTGAGAAAAGGGCCGAGTCCGCATTGGACAGACCTGAGAGGGCACCGATATTACTAAAACAAGCAAGAGATATGATTTCATTCGGGGATAATCCTAATAAGGCTCTTGACTTAGCTCTTCAAGCAATGAAACTGTTTGAGAAGTTAGGTGATGAGAAACCGAGCTTAGAGCTGGTTATGTGTTTACATGTTATTTCAGCAATATATTGCAGCTTGGGTCAATATGGTGAGGCAATCCCAATTCTTGAGCGGTCAATTGAGATTCCTGTTATTGGGGAAAGTCAGGAACATGCCCTTGCTAAATTTGCTGGTCACATGCAACTGGGAGACACCTATGCTATGCTGGGCCAGCTTGAGAATTCAATTAAGTGCTATACCACTGGATTAGAAGTACAGAAGCAGATTTTGGGAGAGACAGACCCAAGAGTTGGTGAAACTTGTCGGTACGTGGCTGAAGCTAATGTTCAGGCTTTGCGATTTGATGAAGCGGAGAGGCTTTGTCAGATGGCTCTAGACATTCATAAAGCAAATAATCCAGCTCCATCTCTTGAAGAGGCAGCTGATAGGAGGCTCATGGGCCTTGTATGTGATACAAAGGGAAATCACGAAGCTGCTCTTGAGCATCTTGTTCTAGCCAGCATGGCAATGGTCGCTAATGGCCAGGAAGGGGATGTGGCTTCTGTTGATTGCAGCATTGGAGATGCATACTTGTCTTTGTCTCGATATGATGAAGCTATCTTTGCGTATCAGAAAGCATTAACAGCTTTCAAGACCAACAAAGGAGAGAATCATCCAACAGTGGGATTTGTCTTTGTGCGTCTGGCTGACTTGTATAACAGGATAGGAAAGATAAGGGAATCAAAATCATATTGTGAGAGTGCACTTAAAATATACGAGAATCCAATTCCTGGAGTTCCTCTAGAGGAGATTGCTAGTGGTCTTACAAATATTTCAACTATCTATGAGTCTATGAATGAACTTGAACGGGCTCTCAAGTTACTGCAGAAAGCACTGGAGATATACAATGATGTCCCTGGTCAGCAAAGCACAATAGCTGGAATTGAAGCTCAGATGGGAGTCATGTACTACATGTTGGGGAACTTTTCTGAATCTTACGAAACTTTGAAGACTGCTACTTCAAAACTTCGTGCTATTGGAGAAAAGAAATCATCTTTCTTTGGTATTGCCCTTAATCAAATGGGACTTGCCTGTGTCCAACGGTATGCCTTAAGTGAGGCAACAGAATTATTTGAAGAAGCAAAGAGTATTTTGGAACAAGAATATGGTCCGTATCACCCAGAAACACTTGGGGTATGCAGTAATCTTGCTGGCACATACGATGCAATTGGCAG AATGGATGATGCAATTCAAATTCTGGAGTACGTTGTAAGCGCGAGGGAGGAAAAGCTTGGGACAGCAAATCCTGACGTGGATGATGAGAAGAAAAGGTTGGGTGAGTTGTTGAAGGAAGCAGGAAGAGTTCGGAGCAGAAAAAACAGATCACTTGAGAACCTTCTTGATGGCAATGCTCACACTGTAAACAATGTTGTCATCAGGGCCTGA